Proteins encoded together in one Oxalobacteraceae sp. CFBP 8761 window:
- a CDS encoding cache domain-containing protein, translated as MKLSFRAKLYLPLILSWLCLSAMAIFHVYESNVQRLEERKVALRFATDVGMSTVKEYAELASSGAMPVAEAQQQALKRLKSMRYGKDGYYTVVDSAPTMLMHPVKAELIGKDLSDFKDTNGTYLYRDVAAIAKGSGEGWIEYVWPKPGHPDQQQVFPKGAYVLTYKPWDWTFMTGLYLDDLHDAFIGDIWRAVVFLAICGVVLSTIVLLVLRNITRSIRQAVSAADAVAGGDLTHHITIDGKDEIAQLMSSLARMQEGLANVVSEVRQGTDAIAAASSQIAQGNLDLSARTEQQVASLDKTTASMETLAGTVRENGNHARQANTLALSASDVATHGGTIVSQVVVTMASINASSTKIVDIISVIDGIAFQTNILALNAAVEAARAGEQGRGFAVVAAEVRNLAQRSAAAARDVKTLIGDSVAKVEAGSKLVGEAGSTMDDIVASVKRVTDIIAEIADAGQAQQVELQQINDTILEMDSTMQQNAALVEEAASASASLHTQAHNLTGAVSLFKLTASQLRPGTAPRLVLTSRAGH; from the coding sequence ATGAAACTAAGCTTCCGCGCCAAACTTTACCTGCCCCTTATCCTCAGTTGGCTATGCCTGTCGGCGATGGCAATTTTTCATGTTTATGAAAGCAACGTCCAGCGCCTGGAAGAACGCAAGGTCGCCCTGAGATTTGCGACCGATGTCGGCATGTCCACCGTCAAGGAATACGCGGAATTGGCGTCATCTGGAGCAATGCCCGTCGCCGAAGCGCAGCAGCAAGCCTTGAAGCGGCTCAAGTCCATGCGGTACGGGAAGGATGGCTATTACACGGTCGTCGATTCGGCCCCGACAATGCTGATGCACCCGGTCAAGGCAGAGCTGATCGGCAAGGATCTCAGCGACTTCAAGGACACCAATGGCACCTATTTGTACCGTGACGTGGCGGCCATTGCCAAAGGCAGCGGAGAAGGCTGGATAGAATATGTCTGGCCCAAGCCAGGCCACCCGGACCAGCAGCAGGTGTTCCCGAAAGGTGCCTACGTGCTCACCTACAAGCCGTGGGACTGGACCTTCATGACGGGGCTGTACCTCGATGACCTGCACGACGCGTTCATTGGCGACATATGGCGCGCAGTCGTCTTCCTCGCCATTTGCGGGGTGGTTCTCAGCACGATTGTCTTGCTGGTACTGCGCAATATCACGCGTTCGATCCGCCAGGCGGTCAGTGCAGCAGACGCCGTGGCCGGCGGCGACCTGACCCATCACATCACGATCGATGGCAAGGACGAGATCGCGCAACTGATGTCGTCGCTCGCGAGAATGCAGGAAGGCCTCGCCAACGTGGTAAGCGAAGTACGCCAGGGCACGGACGCGATCGCCGCCGCTTCATCGCAGATCGCGCAAGGCAATCTGGATCTGTCGGCGCGTACCGAGCAGCAGGTCGCTTCGCTCGACAAAACCACCGCGTCGATGGAAACATTGGCCGGCACCGTGCGCGAAAACGGTAACCATGCGCGCCAGGCGAACACACTGGCGTTGTCGGCGTCCGATGTGGCAACCCACGGCGGCACGATCGTCTCTCAGGTGGTGGTGACGATGGCGTCGATCAATGCCTCATCGACCAAGATCGTCGACATCATCAGCGTCATCGATGGCATCGCCTTCCAGACCAACATCCTGGCATTGAACGCTGCTGTTGAAGCAGCGCGGGCGGGTGAACAGGGTCGCGGCTTTGCTGTCGTTGCCGCTGAAGTGCGCAACCTGGCCCAGCGCTCGGCGGCAGCGGCCAGGGACGTCAAGACGCTCATTGGGGATTCGGTTGCGAAGGTCGAGGCAGGCAGCAAACTGGTCGGCGAAGCCGGCAGCACGATGGATGACATTGTCGCGAGCGTCAAACGCGTAACGGATATCATCGCGGAAATCGCGGATGCCGGACAAGCGCAGCAGGTGGAGCTGCAACAGATCAACGACACGATTCTCGAGATGGACAGCACGATGCAGCAAAACGCCGCGCTGGTCGAAGAAGCAGCATCGGCGTCCGCCTCGCTGCACACGCAGGCACACAATCTGACCGGTGCTGTGAGCCTGTTCAAACTGACGGCAAGCCAGCTTCGCCCGGGCACGGCGCCCCGCCTTGTATTGACGTCACGCGCCGGTCACTGA
- the fghA gene encoding S-formylglutathione hydrolase → MSELLNQHACFGGEQRFYQHDSSAIGLPMKFSVYLPPEASGKKLPVLFYLAGLTCTEETFMTKAGAQRVASELGIILVAPDTSPRGANVPGETDSWDFGVGAGFYLDATEAPWSTHYRMHSYLLELHALVLDLLPADPARVGIFGHSMGGHGALVMALRHPELFHSVSAFAPIAAPSRCPWGVKAFGGYLGPDESTWQQYDASALMAQQETAPFPDGILIDQGLGDKFLPEQLRPEAFEGACARIGQPLTLRRQPGYDHGYYFISTFVEDHLRFHARQLG, encoded by the coding sequence ATGTCCGAACTCCTGAACCAACATGCCTGCTTCGGCGGCGAGCAGCGTTTCTACCAGCACGATTCCAGCGCCATCGGCTTGCCGATGAAGTTTTCGGTGTACCTGCCACCCGAGGCCAGCGGCAAGAAGCTGCCGGTGCTGTTCTACCTGGCCGGTCTGACCTGTACCGAAGAAACGTTCATGACCAAGGCGGGCGCGCAGCGCGTGGCGAGCGAACTGGGCATCATCCTGGTGGCGCCCGACACCAGCCCGCGCGGCGCGAACGTACCGGGCGAGACCGACAGCTGGGACTTCGGCGTTGGCGCCGGCTTTTACCTCGACGCCACCGAAGCGCCATGGTCGACCCATTACCGCATGCACAGCTACCTGCTCGAACTGCACGCGCTGGTGCTGGATCTGCTGCCGGCCGATCCGGCGCGCGTGGGCATCTTTGGCCACTCGATGGGCGGCCACGGCGCGCTGGTCATGGCACTGCGCCACCCTGAGCTGTTCCACTCGGTGTCGGCGTTTGCACCGATCGCCGCGCCAAGCCGCTGCCCATGGGGCGTGAAAGCCTTCGGCGGTTACCTGGGCCCGGATGAAAGCACCTGGCAGCAATACGACGCCAGCGCGCTGATGGCGCAGCAAGAGACGGCGCCGTTCCCGGACGGTATCCTGATTGACCAGGGCCTGGGCGACAAGTTCCTGCCCGAGCAGTTGCGGCCGGAAGCCTTCGAAGGCGCCTGCGCCCGCATCGGCCAGCCGCTCACGCTGCGCCGCCAGCCGGGCTATGACCATGGCTACTACTTCATCTCGACGTTCGTCGAAGACCATCTGCGTTTCCACGCACGTCAGCTCGGCTGA